ATCGGATAAAGCAGCAGCGCCCCGAGCGGCTGCGCGAACCGCGCGGTCGGTACGAGGCTGGCGATGACGAAGCCGATGGAAAGGACGCTCCAGGTGGTGAGCACGAGCGCCGCCGTGAACGCGGCCAGCGGCGCGTCGACGCCGATCGGATAGAAGCGCCGGCCGGCCAGCAGCATCAGTCCCAGCGCCGCCGCCGTGAAGATCAGCTTGACCAGCACGTGTGCGAGCAGGATGGTCGGCGGGCGAACCGGCGTGGCGCGCAGGCGTTTCAGGATGCCCCCCTCGCGGTAGATGCCGATGATGGTGACCAGCGAGAGGACCGCGCTGAGGGTGATCATGACGGTGACGAAGACGGGCAGGTCGGTGCGCAGGAACGCGAGGTCGCCCGGGGCGGCCTCTCGAACCGCGTGATCGTCGACGCTGCCGACGGCAATCCTCCCGACGACGAGGAAGAGCAGCACCGGCACCGCGATCGCGCCGAAGACGCCGAGCGGTTCGCGGACGAAGATCTTGATCTCGAGCCAGGTGAGCTGCAGCAGGTGTCGCAGCATCGTTTGCATCGCGTTGCCTCAGGCCCGAATCGACCGCCCGGTCAGGGTCAGAAACACGTCCTCCAGGGTCGGCAGCACGGTGCGGAACTCGGAAACCGGCATGCGGTGCTCGGAGATGGTGTGGATGACGTCGGTCACGAGGGTGTCGCCGCGGCCTTCGATTTCATGCCGTCCGCCTTCGCACCGGACTGCGGTCGCCGAGGGGATCGCGCGAAACCGATCCGCGGCGCCGGCATGGTCGGTCGCCACGACCACCGTCCGCTGCGGGCAGTGCCGTTCGACCAGGGCGCCGGGCCGATCCATGTCGATGATACGGCCGTGATCGATGATCGCCACCCGGTCGCAGAGGCGCTCGGCTTCCTCCATCAGGTGCGTCGTCAGGAACACGGTCTTGCCGTGGTCGCGGATACCGAGCACCAGGTTCCAGATTGCGCGCCGCGCCTGGGGATCCAGTCCGGTCGTCAGCTCGTCGAGGAACACGACCTCCGGGTCGTTCACCAGCGCCAGGGCGATGAACAGGCGCTGCTTCTGTCCGCCCGACAGCGTCATGAACCAGGCGTCGCGCTTGCCGTGAAGCCCGAGCTGCCGGAGCAGTTGCCCACCGTCGACCGCGGTCGGGTACAGTTCCTGCCAGAAGGCGACCGCCTCCCACACCTTGATCCGCTTCTGCAGCTGCGCCTCCTGGAGTTGTACGCCGATTCGGAGCTGCAGCGCCCGCCGGTCGCGGACCGGATCGAGCCCGAGCACCGTGATTCGTCCGGCATCCGGTGCGCGCAGCCCCTCGACGCACTCCATCGCGGTGGTCTTGCCGGCCCCGTTCGGTCCGATGAGGCCGAAGATCTCGCCGCGCCGCACCGTGAAGGAGACGTCATCGGCCGCGAGGGTCGGGCCGTACGCCTTGCGAACCGCCTCGACCTCGATGACGTGGTCAGGTTTCATGCCGTTGGCGGCCCGGCCTCAGCGGTAGACCTCGCGCCGGTGTGCGACGCCGAGCACCAGCACAACCAGTCGTTGGTCCTCGATACGGCAGACGACGCGGTAGGCGCCAATTCGATAGCGCCACAGACCCGCGCGGGCGTGGCGCAAGCGCCGACCGAACCGCCGGGGATCCGAATCCGTCCTGATCCGTTCGGAGAAGTAGCGGAGGATCGCATCTTGAACGGCCCGATCGAGCCGCCGCAGTTCGCGGCGGGCGCGATCGTCCCATTCAACGGTCCAGGTCGACCTCGGCCTCCAGGTCTTCGTGAGACCATCGCCTGGCCGGCGTGGCCAACCGTTCCTCGGCCAGGTAGGTATCCTCGAGGTCTTCGAGGTGGGTCAGGATCGCCTCGCGCGCATAGAAGGTCTTGGTGCGGCCGGTCTTGTGGGCCAAGTCGGCCAAGCGCTGCTCGATCCCCTGGGGTAGTCGAATTGCCAGCATAGGCTGCACGCGCACAGTCAGTGTACGGCTCCCCGTGGCGCGTGTCCATCCTGGGGCCATGGATTCCAGGCCGCGCCCGGCGAAGCGCGGTCGTCACCGCTCCGCCGCATCCTCAAGCACGAACGCCGCTCCCTTCTCGGCGATCATGACCGTGGGCGCGTTCGTGTTGCCCGACGTGATCCGCGGCATCACCGAGGCGTCGATGATCCGCAGGCCGGACATGCCGTGCACGGCGAGCCGGTCGTCGACGACCGCCAGCGGGTCGTGCCCCATCCTGCAGGTCCCGACGGGGTGGAAGATCGTGGTGCCGAGGTCGCCGGCCGCGTGCGCCAGCGCCTCGTCGCCGTCGACCTCCGGACCGGGCAGCCATTCCCGCGGCTCGAACGGCGCCAGGGCCTGCGCGGCCATGATGCGCCGCGTGAACCGCAGGCCGGCCACCGCGACCTGGCGATCCTCGTCGGTGGACAGGTAGTTCAGCGTGATGGCCGGCGCCTGCAGCGGGTCCCGGTCCTTGATGCGGACGTGCCCGCGGCTCGTCGGCTGCAGGTTGGCGACCGACGGCGTGATCGCGTTGAACTTGTGCAGCGGGTCGCCGAACTTGTCGAGTGAAAGCGGCTGCACGTGCCACTCGATGTTCGCGGCCGCCCGCGACGGGTCGCTCCGGGCGAAGGCGCCGAGCTGCGACGGCGGCATCGTCAGCGGGCCGGTCTTGAACAGCAGGTATTCCAGTCCCATCGACACCTTGTCGATCAGAGAGTTCACCCGTTGGTTCAGGGTGACGGTGTTCTCCACCTTGTAGATGCTGCGGATCTGCAGGTGGTCGTGCAGGTTCTCGCCGACCCCGGCCAGGTCGTGGACGACGTCGATGCCGTGCCGCTGCAGCAGGGCGCCGGGACCGATGCCCGACAACTGCAGGATCTGCGGCGAGCCGATGGCGCCGGCGGCCAGGATCACCTCGCGCCGCGCCGTCAACCGCTCGCCCCTCACCAGCTCGACACCGGTCGCACGCGGGCCGCCGTCGCCCGTTTCTACCGCCAGGCGTCGCACCTGCGCGTCGGTCCGCACCGTCAGGTTCGGCCGGTGCATGACGGGGCGCAGGAATGCCTTGGTGCCGCTCCAGCGCCGTCCGCCGCGCTGGTTCATCTGGAAGTAGGCGTTCCCGAAGTTGTCGCCCCGGTTGAACTCGGCGATCCTCGGAATCCCGCACTCCTCGGCGGCCCGCCGCCACGCGTCGAGAATCTCCCAGCTCACCCGCCGCTCCTCGACCCGCATCTCCCCGCCCACCCCGTGGAACTCGTCGGCGCCGTGCTGGTAGTCCTCCGAGCGCTTGAACACCGGCAGCACGTCGTCCCAGCCCCAGCCGCGGTTCCCGAGCGACGCCCAGTGGTCGTAGTCGCTCCTCTGCCCCCGCATGTAGATCATCGCGTTGATCGAGGAGCAGCCGCCGAGGACCCGCCCGCGGGCGTAGCCGATGGTGCGGCCGTTGAGCCCGGGATCGGGCTCGATCTTGTAGCACCAGTCCGTGCGGGGGTTGCCGATGGTATAGAGATAGCCGACCGGGATGTCGATCCAGAAGTAGTCGTCCTTACCGCCCGCCTCGAGCAGCAGCACGCTGGCGTCGGGGTCGGCCGACAGCCGGTTGGCGAGCACGCACCCGGCCGTGCCGGCCCCGATGATGATGTAGTCGTGCGTCACGCGGGGATCCTACACGAGCGGATTTGGAGGACTTCATGCGTCCGGCTCCAGGTGCAGGGTGCCGGACCTGTCCACCGTGAAGGCGTCGGCCCTGTCGTACACGGGCGTGGC
The nucleotide sequence above comes from Acidobacteriota bacterium. Encoded proteins:
- a CDS encoding ABC transporter permease, whose translation is MLRHLLQLTWLEIKIFVREPLGVFGAIAVPVLLFLVVGRIAVGSVDDHAVREAAPGDLAFLRTDLPVFVTVMITLSAVLSLVTIIGIYREGGILKRLRATPVRPPTILLAHVLVKLIFTAAALGLMLLAGRRFYPIGVDAPLAAFTAALVLTTWSVLSIGFVIASLVPTARFAQPLGALLLYPMIPLSGLFTPVETLPPALAAVARFLPLTYAVSLLRGIWSGNPWSAHAGDIAALVLVFVLATAVAARVFRWE
- a CDS encoding choline dehydrogenase → MTHDYIIIGAGTAGCVLANRLSADPDASVLLLEAGGKDDYFWIDIPVGYLYTIGNPRTDWCYKIEPDPGLNGRTIGYARGRVLGGCSSINAMIYMRGQRSDYDHWASLGNRGWGWDDVLPVFKRSEDYQHGADEFHGVGGEMRVEERRVSWEILDAWRRAAEECGIPRIAEFNRGDNFGNAYFQMNQRGGRRWSGTKAFLRPVMHRPNLTVRTDAQVRRLAVETGDGGPRATGVELVRGERLTARREVILAAGAIGSPQILQLSGIGPGALLQRHGIDVVHDLAGVGENLHDHLQIRSIYKVENTVTLNQRVNSLIDKVSMGLEYLLFKTGPLTMPPSQLGAFARSDPSRAAANIEWHVQPLSLDKFGDPLHKFNAITPSVANLQPTSRGHVRIKDRDPLQAPAITLNYLSTDEDRQVAVAGLRFTRRIMAAQALAPFEPREWLPGPEVDGDEALAHAAGDLGTTIFHPVGTCRMGHDPLAVVDDRLAVHGMSGLRIIDASVMPRITSGNTNAPTVMIAEKGAAFVLEDAAER
- a CDS encoding type II toxin-antitoxin system RelE/ParE family toxin, with protein sequence MPTWPRNGWPRRPGDGLTKTWRPRSTWTVEWDDRARRELRRLDRAVQDAILRYFSERIRTDSDPRRFGRRLRHARAGLWRYRIGAYRVVCRIEDQRLVVLVLGVAHRREVYR
- a CDS encoding TraY domain-containing protein, with amino-acid sequence MLAIRLPQGIEQRLADLAHKTGRTKTFYAREAILTHLEDLEDTYLAEERLATPARRWSHEDLEAEVDLDR
- a CDS encoding ABC transporter ATP-binding protein, with amino-acid sequence MKPDHVIEVEAVRKAYGPTLAADDVSFTVRRGEIFGLIGPNGAGKTTAMECVEGLRAPDAGRITVLGLDPVRDRRALQLRIGVQLQEAQLQKRIKVWEAVAFWQELYPTAVDGGQLLRQLGLHGKRDAWFMTLSGGQKQRLFIALALVNDPEVVFLDELTTGLDPQARRAIWNLVLGIRDHGKTVFLTTHLMEEAERLCDRVAIIDHGRIIDMDRPGALVERHCPQRTVVVATDHAGAADRFRAIPSATAVRCEGGRHEIEGRGDTLVTDVIHTISEHRMPVSEFRTVLPTLEDVFLTLTGRSIRA